TTGTGATATTTGCGTAGAGAGATCTTTCATTACAAAAGGCATTCTTAAAAATCCATCAGGAGTTGCTTCTGGAAATTGCATTGCCTCTTCTTTAGTAATTTCTTGACCAAGCATCAGCATTGGCGTTCTTCTAATATCTACATTTTCGTGCATTTCAGTTAAAAATTCGAGTCCATTTATTTGCCGCATATTCTTTTCGCAAATCACAAAATCAAAATTTTTTTCTTGCAAAAATTTTAACGCCTCTCCTTCACTCACTCCTTCAAAAACATTTTTAAAACCTAAAGTTTTTAATGATTTTACAATACCCTCTCGCGATGCTGGAGAATCATCAACGACTAAAAAATTCATATTTGAAGACAGTTCAATGACGTTAGCAGCCATTTTTTCTATCACCTTAATTTGGGTATTTCATAACTCTATCTTATTCTAGCATATCTTTCTTTAAAATGAGATCAACAGGAGTGTCAACGCCCTTATTTTTATTGCACTCACGACACGCTGGCACAACATTACCAGGAGTCGTTGTGCCAAAGCGCGCTAATGGAACAATATGATCCATTGTCAATTCTTTAAACGAAAATTTCTTTTTGCAATAATAGCAAATTCCTGCCGCACATTTTTGCTGCCACCACCTACTTTTTTTAGCTTGTTTAACCTTAGCTTTTTCTTTTCTAATATGCTCTTCATCAGCAAATTCGTAACTATTTAAATTCATTAATATAAAACCTTGTGTTTACTTTTAAGATGCCTCATGTACCAACACATTGTTAAACACCACTTTTGCAGCAGGCAACTTAATAATAAAAGCGGTGCCTTCTCCAACCTTGGAGTTTAACAGTAACTCTCCAGAGTGTTCTGATACAATATTTTTAACAATACTTAAACCCAAGCCAGTTCCTTCACCTTTAGGTTTCGTTGTATAAAAACTTTGAAATATTTTAGGCATATTTTCTTGAGGTATTCCTTCTCCTGTATCTTGAATCGTGATTTCTAAAAAATTATTTTTAAAAAAAGATGAAATGGTTAAATTCTTTTTTGCTGTATTTTTCATAGAATCACAAGCATTGCTTATTAAATTCATTAACATTTGCTCAAATTGATTTGGATAACAAATTATTTCAACATCAGAATTTTCATTATTTAAAATTACCTTAATTCCAAACTTTTTAATTTTTTGTTTGACTAAAAATAAAGAATTTTCAATTAACTCAACAACATTTTTACTCTCTTCTACTTCGCCTTTATCATTTCTTGCATAATTTCTTAAATGTTCTATGAGTTTATTAATTTTTTTTGTGGCTTTTTCAATACCTGCAACATTAGAACTTAAAAAATCACCAGAAATGTTATTTTCTTTTTTAAATTCATCTAAAATATCTTCGCAAATTAACTGTATTGTAGTTAAAGGACCTCTCACATCATGTACAACAGTTGCAAACAATTCTCCTAAATCAGCAAGTTTTGCCATATGCAATAATTTAGAATTTAAATATTCATTTTCTTTTTCAATAAAAACATATCTTAAACATCTTTTTGAAATAGGAATAATGTCATTTTTAACAGAAAATGGTTTTTCTACAATATCGTAACAATTATGCTGAATTGCTCTTCTAAAAATTTTATGATTAATATATGCTGTCATTATTACAACAGAAGATAGTTTATTTACATCTCTAATTTGATTTATTAATGAAAATCCATCACCATCAGGCAACTGCAAATCAATTAAAAACAAGTCTTGATTAACACCACAATTTTCTATAAATTTTTTGGCTTCATAAAAATTTTGCGAAGACGAAACCGAATGATTTAAGGAAACAAATTCTTTAATAAGATGCTCTCTCAAATCATTATCATCTTCAACTATATGAATGTTTAACTGACCTATTTCCATTTAAAGTACCTTTTTTATAAATACTTTTATCCAGTATCGACTCATCACAACCAAGTCTGAGTTTTGTTTCTAGGCATTTTTTATCTATATGTAAAAAAAATGGTTTTTACATATGGTTTTTTCTGCATACTTTTTAAAAAATGAGATAAACTTAATTAGGCTGAAAAAATTTCCCGGCAACAATAAACTCATACCAATTTATAAGTTCTGGTTTACGTTTAGCCAAATAGGAATAAGCTGATGCGTAATTTTTAGCAATCCAACTTTCAAAAATTAAACTTTTTTCTATTTCATTTAAGAAAAAGTTTTTTTGATAACTTTGCAAACTTTCTCTCAGTGACTGCAAAATGATTGCTGCACACACAGATACATTTAACGATTCAGAAAAACCATACATATTTACCGAAACATACATATCTGCAAACTGATTCCATTCTGGAGAAACACCGTGTAGCTCACTACCAAAAATTAATGCAATTTTTTGCTGCCCAACAAAATTTTTAAAATCATCTGAAGCAAACATCTGCGAAGAAAAAGAAGGAATTGACTCTAAATAATTTTCTGATGTTCTCGAAAAATCAGGCAATGTCACCAACGCAATTTTATAATTGCTTTTTTTTAAAATGCTTGCACATTGCGAAATACTCAACAACGCTCTTGGCATCAGCCACTGACTCGCTCCTCTATCAACCGTATCTGCAGAGCGAAATCGCATATCACGATTACTATAAAGAAAAAAAAGATCTAAAAATCCAAAAGAATCGATAGTTCTTAAAATTGCACTAATGTTATGACCATGATGCGTATTTTCAAATACTGTTAAAACTTGCCTGCTTCTTTTTAATAATATATTTTCCATCCTAGCGATGCGCGCACTTGTATAAAAATCACTGAGAGCATTAGTTAATTTTCCTAAATCATTTTTAAATTCTTCAGGAACAATGTACTCTGTGGGTAATTTTGATTGCATTATGACTCCGAACCAAATCTTTATCGTTTTCCCCACTTTTTGCGAGGTTCTGTTATGTCTACCCATAATATAAACCATCATTCAACTAAAAAATTTATTCCAGGAAATCCTGCGCCTCATGGCTCAACCCTCCACACAAAAGGATGGCTCCAAGAAGCCGCTCTGCGCATGCTCCTTAATAATTTAGACAAAGAAGTTGCTGAAAACCCTGAAGAACTTATTGTTTATGGCGGACGCGGAAAGGCTGCTCGCTCAATTGCTGATTTTCACACAATGACCCATGCGCTGTGCGAACTTGAGGATGATGAATCTTTGTTGGTGCAAAGTGGCAGTGCCATTGCTCGCATCAAAACCTGGCACAATGCCCCACGTGTTTTAATTGCCAATAGCAACCTTGTTGGACAGTGGGCAAACTGGGAACACTTTGATTATTTAGAAAAGCAAGGATTGATGATGTATGGCCAAATGACTGCTGGGAGCTGGATTTACATTGGCTCTCAAGGCATTGTGCAAGGCACTTATGAAACTTTTTATGAGGCATTTCAACAACATTATCAGGGCAACACCAAAGGACGTTATGTATTTTCGAGCGGTCTTGGCGGAATGGGTGGT
This region of Spirobacillus cienkowskii genomic DNA includes:
- a CDS encoding hybrid sensor histidine kinase/response regulator; amino-acid sequence: MEIGQLNIHIVEDDNDLREHLIKEFVSLNHSVSSSQNFYEAKKFIENCGVNQDLFLIDLQLPDGDGFSLINQIRDVNKLSSVVIMTAYINHKIFRRAIQHNCYDIVEKPFSVKNDIIPISKRCLRYVFIEKENEYLNSKLLHMAKLADLGELFATVVHDVRGPLTTIQLICEDILDEFKKENNISGDFLSSNVAGIEKATKKINKLIEHLRNYARNDKGEVEESKNVVELIENSLFLVKQKIKKFGIKVILNNENSDVEIICYPNQFEQMLMNLISNACDSMKNTAKKNLTISSFFKNNFLEITIQDTGEGIPQENMPKIFQSFYTTKPKGEGTGLGLSIVKNIVSEHSGELLLNSKVGEGTAFIIKLPAAKVVFNNVLVHEAS
- a CDS encoding HNH endonuclease codes for the protein MNLNSYEFADEEHIRKEKAKVKQAKKSRWWQQKCAAGICYYCKKKFSFKELTMDHIVPLARFGTTTPGNVVPACRECNKNKGVDTPVDLILKKDMLE
- a CDS encoding TrmH family RNA methyltransferase, with translation MQSKLPTEYIVPEEFKNDLGKLTNALSDFYTSARIARMENILLKRSRQVLTVFENTHHGHNISAILRTIDSFGFLDLFFLYSNRDMRFRSADTVDRGASQWLMPRALLSISQCASILKKSNYKIALVTLPDFSRTSENYLESIPSFSSQMFASDDFKNFVGQQKIALIFGSELHGVSPEWNQFADMYVSVNMYGFSESLNVSVCAAIILQSLRESLQSYQKNFFLNEIEKSLIFESWIAKNYASAYSYLAKRKPELINWYEFIVAGKFFQPN